The Thalassotalea sp. HSM 43 genome window below encodes:
- a CDS encoding FAD-dependent oxidoreductase, whose protein sequence is MHVIVIGAGVQGITTAYYLNQYGCEVTVIDSAASAAMECSFANGGGVTPSAVDPWNAPGIGKVMFKYLGRKDSPLLFRLKALPELTGWGLKFLKYANSKDFLYANKQTGKLANYSVQLFDEIRQDADINYHYSGQGTLKIFRDQQSLDEHLQLSEVLRDMGNADFQTLSQHQTVEIEPSLSAIKDKLSGALLFPGDEAGNSHIFCQQLSKVLARRGVEFCYNSLVTSIEKHQNLFELTISTQGKPLTIKADKVVVAAGAKTSPILAPMGINVPVKPAKGYSLSIDMIGWQNRPQHLIADMNLHAGINPLGDVLRVAGTAEFAGFDKSISDERINNLVGLVESVFPEFIATIDKTNLNPWTGLRPMSCDGMAILGQTKVDGLYINTGQGAQGWTTSPASGRLVADVICNRTPQLDIKPYSIARF, encoded by the coding sequence ATGCACGTTATTGTCATTGGTGCAGGGGTTCAAGGTATCACCACTGCCTATTATTTAAATCAATATGGCTGTGAGGTAACGGTGATCGATTCCGCTGCCTCCGCTGCTATGGAATGCAGTTTTGCAAATGGTGGTGGGGTTACGCCATCGGCGGTAGATCCTTGGAATGCGCCGGGCATTGGCAAAGTTATGTTTAAGTATTTAGGCCGTAAAGACTCGCCGTTATTATTTCGTTTAAAGGCATTGCCAGAGCTTACCGGCTGGGGCTTAAAGTTTTTAAAGTATGCCAATAGCAAAGATTTTTTATATGCCAATAAGCAGACGGGTAAATTAGCCAATTATTCTGTGCAGTTATTTGACGAGATTCGTCAGGATGCAGACATTAATTACCATTATTCAGGTCAAGGCACGTTAAAGATATTCCGTGATCAACAATCTCTAGATGAACACCTGCAGTTGTCTGAAGTATTGCGGGACATGGGCAATGCTGACTTTCAAACATTGAGCCAACACCAGACGGTAGAAATAGAGCCGTCATTATCCGCCATCAAAGACAAACTATCAGGTGCATTACTGTTTCCTGGTGATGAAGCTGGAAACTCGCATATATTCTGTCAACAACTAAGCAAAGTGCTGGCGCGTCGTGGAGTCGAGTTTTGTTATAACAGCCTAGTGACATCAATTGAAAAACATCAAAATTTATTTGAGTTAACCATATCCACACAAGGCAAGCCACTGACTATCAAGGCAGATAAAGTGGTTGTCGCTGCAGGCGCTAAAACTTCACCGATATTGGCGCCAATGGGCATTAATGTACCGGTCAAACCTGCCAAAGGTTATTCACTTTCAATTGATATGATTGGTTGGCAAAATCGTCCACAACATTTGATCGCCGATATGAACCTGCATGCGGGCATAAACCCGCTCGGTGACGTACTTCGCGTTGCCGGTACCGCTGAGTTTGCGGGATTTGATAAAAGCATCAGTGACGAACGCATTAACAACCTTGTTGGCTTGGTTGAATCGGTATTTCCAGAATTTATCGCCACCATTGATAAAACCAATTTAAATCCTTGGACAGGATTAAGGCCAATGAGCTGTGATGGTATGGCGATACTGGGGCAAACCAAAGTGGACGGATTGTACATCAATACCGGTCAAGGGGCGCAGGGCTGGACCACGTCACCAGCCAGTGGACGTCTGGTTGCCGATGTCATTTGTAATCGAACGCCGCAACTAGATATCAAACCATATTCAATTGCCAGATTTTAA
- a CDS encoding amidohydrolase family protein yields MKKLISILLLSTLLTACAQDSGELTQAAVHTQFDLVIVGGRVIDVETRFDGIANVGIKNGRISAISTQSPTGDKTIDAEGLVVTAGFIDTEQHGLSAMGIKMNLRDGVTTQMDFEVGALNIEQWYAARQGKTQANYGTTVGQEFARMRIHDNMPLQGPDVSMPEFLRYRAESKLDGIEGWSVTRSSHQQVNQISQILDEGLRLGALGVGSTVGYARQGITTFELSEAQRMAANYGRLTAVHHRFHPSASTPTETAIGADEIIANAVALNAPLQIHHNNDYGWWEVEEKLKALRQQGFNIWATWYPWVAGSGPIAASVIAPDNWEKSMGFKYDETIFDSQLDRFLTKQEYLDLAEKEPGRVIIAYSPPRQRWIKHWLAIEHFVIAGDGMPTLDKDGQPLNWYDDFHDYVGHPRTAGTHAKVLRMAREQGIDLMQTLGQLSYWTAKHLGDTGLKAMQERGRMQEGMVADIVIFDPDTVQENADYAAGKNGLPSNGIPYVLINGTVVVEQSKVLENVFPGQSIRFPVEAVGRFTASDEPLTIQSLLPKDS; encoded by the coding sequence ATGAAAAAGCTTATTTCAATATTATTGTTATCTACTTTGCTAACCGCTTGCGCGCAAGACAGCGGTGAATTGACACAAGCCGCTGTTCATACCCAATTCGATCTGGTTATTGTCGGTGGGCGAGTAATTGATGTTGAAACTCGCTTTGATGGCATTGCCAATGTTGGCATTAAAAATGGCCGTATCAGTGCCATTTCAACGCAGTCACCTACTGGCGACAAAACCATAGATGCCGAGGGCTTGGTGGTTACTGCGGGTTTTATCGATACCGAACAACACGGTTTAAGTGCGATGGGCATCAAGATGAATTTGCGAGATGGGGTGACCACGCAAATGGATTTTGAGGTGGGTGCGTTGAATATCGAACAATGGTATGCGGCTCGACAAGGCAAAACGCAAGCAAACTATGGAACAACGGTAGGCCAAGAATTTGCTCGAATGCGTATTCATGACAATATGCCATTACAAGGTCCAGATGTCTCTATGCCAGAATTCCTGCGCTATCGTGCCGAGAGTAAATTAGATGGCATCGAAGGCTGGTCTGTTACTCGCAGTAGTCATCAGCAGGTCAATCAAATCAGTCAAATATTGGATGAAGGGTTAAGGCTTGGCGCGTTAGGTGTTGGTTCTACTGTCGGTTATGCCAGACAAGGAATTACCACCTTTGAGTTGTCCGAAGCACAACGCATGGCGGCTAACTATGGACGTTTAACTGCGGTGCACCACAGGTTTCATCCAAGCGCCAGTACGCCTACTGAAACCGCCATAGGCGCCGACGAAATCATTGCCAATGCGGTAGCGCTGAATGCACCATTACAAATCCACCACAACAATGATTATGGTTGGTGGGAAGTGGAAGAAAAATTAAAAGCATTGCGCCAACAAGGTTTCAATATTTGGGCTACCTGGTATCCATGGGTGGCTGGCTCGGGACCCATTGCAGCCAGTGTTATAGCCCCGGATAACTGGGAAAAGAGTATGGGGTTTAAATACGATGAAACCATCTTTGACTCGCAATTAGATCGCTTTCTGACAAAACAAGAATATCTTGATTTGGCTGAGAAAGAGCCGGGCAGAGTAATTATTGCTTATAGTCCACCTCGACAGCGCTGGATCAAACACTGGCTAGCGATAGAACACTTTGTCATTGCTGGAGACGGTATGCCAACACTTGATAAAGATGGGCAACCGCTGAATTGGTACGATGATTTTCATGATTATGTAGGCCATCCTCGCACCGCAGGCACCCATGCCAAAGTTTTACGTATGGCCAGAGAGCAGGGTATCGACTTGATGCAAACACTGGGACAACTCAGTTATTGGACCGCTAAGCACTTGGGTGATACCGGCCTTAAAGCCATGCAAGAGCGAGGCCGCATGCAAGAGGGGATGGTGGCCGATATTGTTATATTCGATCCTGACACAGTCCAAGAAAACGCTGACTACGCCGCCGGTAAAAATGGATTACCCTCAAATGGCATACCTTATGTATTGATCAATGGCACGGTCGTTGTTGAACAATCTAAAGTCCTGGAAAACGTATTCCCAGGCCAGTCTATTCGCTTTCCGGTAGAAGCGGTAGGGCGGTTTACTGCCTCAGATGAGCCTCTCACCATTCAATCCCTATTGCCAAAAGATTCATGA
- a CDS encoding Crp/Fnr family transcriptional regulator, with protein sequence MQQDVIEWPCELSKLFKESLLDGATKKSHSSGNKFNIHHQQQYGLYYVLNGSVMMTAPMLHEDNLISKLYGKGDWFCYAPLMNFKFSFGMQGQFLQKVEYIKIPLSHLNYLLSQSDELFKLLFFIKSERADTLLEKCLVNAYASLPEKVAYSLLDLYRVQAGTLAGQRHEVDLQVTQQQIGQLAAMNRARVNTTIQSFSDKGIIEPYRGGIKILDIDGLRREIEPLQLLNASKLLDL encoded by the coding sequence TTGCAACAAGACGTAATAGAGTGGCCGTGCGAACTAAGTAAGCTGTTTAAAGAGTCCTTGCTAGATGGTGCAACAAAAAAGTCTCACAGCAGTGGCAACAAGTTTAATATCCATCACCAGCAACAATACGGCCTTTATTACGTGCTTAATGGCTCGGTAATGATGACCGCACCGATGTTGCATGAAGACAACTTGATCAGCAAATTGTATGGTAAAGGCGATTGGTTTTGTTACGCGCCATTAATGAATTTTAAATTTTCGTTTGGTATGCAAGGTCAATTTTTACAAAAGGTTGAATACATCAAAATCCCACTCTCGCATCTTAATTACTTACTTAGCCAAAGTGATGAGTTGTTCAAATTATTATTTTTTATCAAGTCTGAACGTGCCGATACCTTATTAGAAAAATGTCTGGTCAATGCCTATGCCAGTTTGCCTGAGAAAGTTGCCTACAGCTTGTTGGATTTATACCGAGTACAGGCTGGAACATTAGCAGGGCAGCGACATGAGGTTGATTTACAGGTGACCCAGCAGCAAATCGGCCAGTTGGCAGCGATGAATAGAGCAAGAGTGAATACAACAATACAATCCTTCTCGGACAAGGGAATAATTGAACCCTATCGTGGCGGCATAAAAATACTGGATATCGACGGGTTAAGGCGTGAAATAGAACCGCTACAGTTACTTAACGCCTCTAAGCTGCTGGATTTATAG